A single genomic interval of Armigeres subalbatus isolate Guangzhou_Male chromosome 1, GZ_Asu_2, whole genome shotgun sequence harbors:
- the LOC134210118 gene encoding uncharacterized protein LOC134210118 has product MNKDYFLVVETVEAGRPVLSVVPHKWVAENSLFWPPKQANVLRKDAGSSPMPSWTKLPCAVKRKYIPSFGEAEREADELSGQSTDMSDFATKRKKKLKKTSKALDLNHLITEKQSQIQGKPSTGQRDWTEKSSTTASQIPVVTQTIDRVYCDLDLSNLMTNSQGTTLDSHPTLAPQPAQMSSSTSAPVETEVISEGYVLNIQQPNTDRIIKEVSEKVIEQVSVNVLSSMEAMLAKTAASLEMKIDAAIRQSNNEYYSEASTSFQFSPVATTDGIDALEESLNDESFAKQFFAHMKRKIGNSGDACNGQNIAYGLIDHFFERKVMLDCSWTGESKGGSAKYPMKKCVNILNMFFKLVHSVNNTFSQALLEDLFKRFQEMRRSEVKQKAKGNPQFIGDQKQKVLRKKFIVLRILLLSPPMTYTVPHRYLVSALLKFRRVRWNLVEVRAQMW; this is encoded by the exons ATGAACAAAG ATTACTTTCTTGTTGTGGAGACAGTCGAGGCCGGTAGACCCGTCTTGTCGGTAGTGCCGCACAAATGGGTAGCTGAAAATTCCCTATTCTGGCCTCCAAAGCAGGCGAATGTGCTCCGGAAAGACGCCGGTTCAAGTCCAATGCCTTCTTGGACTAAATTGCCTTGTGCAGTGAAACGGAAGTACATTCCCAGTTTTGGGGAAGCGGAGCGAGAAGCCGATGAGCTTTCAGGGCAATCCACCGACATGTCAGACTTCGCtacgaaacgaaaaaaaaagttgaagaaaacctcaaaagcccTCGATCTAAACCACCTCATCACTGAAAAAC AATCTCAGATTCAAGGAAAGCCCTCAACCGGACAACGAGACTGGACAGAGAAGTCAAGCACAACAGCGTCCCAAATTCCTGTCGTTACTCAAACGATTGACCGAGTTTATTGTGATCTAGATTTATCGAATCTAATGACGAATTCACAAGGAACAACGTTGGACTCTCATCCGACTCTTGCACCTCAACCGGCTCAAATGTCATCATCAACATCGGCCCCAGTGGAAACGGAAGTGATTTCGGAAGGATACGTCCTTAACATCCAGCAG CCGAATACGGATAGGATCATTAAGGAAGTTTCCGAAAAAGTCATCGAGCAAGTGAGCGTTAATGTGCTAAGCTCGATGGAAGCAATGCTGGCAAAAACCGCAGCTTCCTTGGAGATGAAGATCGATGCTGCCATTCGTCAAAGCAACAATGAGTATTATTCAGAAGCTTCAACATCCTTCCAGTTTTCGCCAGTGGCTACCACGGATGGAATAGATGCATTGGAAGAGAGTCTCAACGATGAGTCGTTTGCCAAGCAGTTC tttgcgCACATGAAGAGGAAAATTGGAAACAGCGGCGATGCGTGCAATGGTCAGAATATTGCTTATGGATTGATTGATCACTTTTTCGAAAGGAAGGTGATGCTCGATTGTTCCTGGACCGGAGAGAGTAAAGGAGGAAGTGCCAAGTATCCCATGAAAAAATGTGTCAATATTCTTAACATGTTTTTCAAACTGGTTCACAGCGTGAACAATACATTTTCACAAGCGCTGTTGGAGGATCTGTTCAAAAGATTCCAAGAAATGCGAAGAAGCGAAGTGaaacaaaaggcaaaaggcaatcCTCAATTCATCGGCGATCAAAAACAAAAGGTTCTGAGAAAG aaattcattgtaCTCCGCATACTACTGCTATCACCACCAATGACGTACACCGTGCCCCACAGATATCTGGTATCAGCGTTACTGAAGTTCCGGCGCGTCCGGTGGAACTTGGTGGAAGTAAGGGCTCAGATGTGGTAA